In one Juglans regia cultivar Chandler chromosome 11, Walnut 2.0, whole genome shotgun sequence genomic region, the following are encoded:
- the LOC108986867 gene encoding NADH dehydrogenase [ubiquinone] iron-sulfur protein 5-B, which produces MASGWGISGHKGRCYDFWVDFSECMSRCREPKDCTLLREDYLECLHHSKEFQRRNRIYKEEQRKLRAAARNTKDGKEGVDKHHH; this is translated from the exons atgGCGTCGGGATGGGGTATCTCAGGGCACAAAGGCCGATGCTACGATTTCTGGGTGGACTTCAGCGAGTGCATGTCTCGCTGCCGTGAGCCCAAGGACTGCACTCTCCTCCGCGAAGACTACCTCGAGTGCCTTCACCACTCCAAAGAG TTCCAACGAAGAAATCGGATCTACAAGGAGGAGCAGCGCAAACTGCGAGCAGCTGCACGGAATACCAAAGATGGTAAAGAGGGTGTTGACAAACATCATCATTAG